The Paenibacillus sp. FSL R7-0204 genome includes a region encoding these proteins:
- a CDS encoding DUF4179 domain-containing protein — MEQYQVRTRHPEMDAIEQQIRESVKPRPELSRIIMNKIGEIEMSSITRSRGSKTRPGFIKKTAIAATIAGVLGAGVLGAGFVSPAMADTLKKIPGIGILYQGTSPQSVELAMSQGILSQPGLSVTHDGVTLRLTDLLYDGTRLSFQLEHEGGLDLSGEASMGQLIEPPVVLADGQKIKFTSGGFGDIPYQDNAYLGELSGDLNLPDAFTLTIQAKVKQVNEIFEFSAPVKIMDNALVLTPNITKTEGSFSYTVEQLKVTPVSTRLVLSSQGEVPQSAEQTGDYHASMMYYELVDDQGNSIDPNQYGFYNSKPKTEYHLNELYPPFAATPKAITIKPYTLTVKNDDFSIVGQKHDSIGNFLPGRESKGTRTYLKNLETTITLQP, encoded by the coding sequence ATGGAACAATATCAGGTGCGAACAAGACATCCTGAGATGGATGCCATTGAACAACAGATTCGGGAGTCCGTTAAGCCAAGACCGGAATTAAGCAGGATCATTATGAATAAGATTGGAGAGATTGAAATGAGCAGCATCACAAGATCAAGAGGTTCTAAGACCAGACCGGGGTTCATCAAAAAAACAGCTATCGCCGCCACCATCGCCGGGGTACTAGGCGCAGGCGTTCTGGGTGCAGGCTTCGTGTCACCGGCAATGGCAGATACGCTTAAGAAAATTCCGGGGATCGGCATCCTGTATCAGGGAACCAGCCCGCAGTCGGTGGAGCTGGCCATGAGTCAGGGGATCTTATCCCAGCCCGGACTGAGCGTTACCCATGACGGGGTTACCCTGAGGCTGACCGATCTGCTCTATGACGGAACGCGGCTGAGCTTCCAACTGGAGCATGAGGGTGGGCTGGATCTGTCCGGCGAAGCTTCTATGGGGCAGTTGATTGAGCCGCCGGTCGTCTTGGCTGACGGGCAGAAGATTAAGTTCACTTCGGGAGGATTCGGTGATATTCCTTATCAGGATAATGCCTATCTCGGAGAGCTGTCAGGTGATCTGAATCTGCCGGATGCCTTCACGCTGACAATTCAGGCCAAGGTCAAGCAGGTGAATGAAATCTTTGAATTCTCGGCCCCGGTCAAAATCATGGATAACGCCCTGGTGCTTACTCCGAATATCACCAAAACCGAAGGCTCCTTCAGCTACACGGTGGAGCAATTGAAGGTCACCCCGGTATCCACCCGCCTGGTTCTGAGCAGCCAGGGTGAGGTTCCGCAATCCGCAGAGCAGACCGGCGACTATCATGCCAGCATGATGTACTATGAGCTTGTAGATGACCAGGGCAATTCGATTGACCCGAATCAATACGGATTCTATAACAGCAAGCCAAAGACGGAATATCATCTGAATGAGCTGTATCCTCCTTTTGCCGCCACGCCAAAGGCCATCACGATCAAGCCGTACACACTGACGGTGAAGAACGATGACTTCAGCATTGTCGGGCAGAAGCATGACAGTATAGGTAACTTCCTGCCGGGACGCGAGAGCAAGGGCACACGGACGTATCTGAAGAATCTGGAGACCACGATCACCCTCCAGCCTTAG
- a CDS encoding TolB family protein: protein MNHLSQRAWGKIWSILLCGAVLLSVTACSTENTDTREVVEKAGRKITVLDNISEPVYTKLKLEGIQKVEGVRGTDFAGEDVMVMTKENRSLPSQVIEGQERYPLNLYLHTLSTGEEAPLQVGELNVGAPQISPDKTHVFFKELHDITGFGYIMDLSGGAPVKVSDAEFRVEEGKWADDTHVIFPDMEGNILSADLTGEQETIVKTGIPYVHEVVQTGSRILYVTGEDSQLSTYDTATKQTKVLRKNVIWAVPSPDGSQMAIVERIGRGEMTLKLCDSEGNEQSKLASGQQIFGTSWSPDGKLLAYAVTAAGSTDDQQDLFITEVETGEQTPVLNDFHLADPLHWSPSGKKLLATATVLKDNIYQFLTYVVSLS from the coding sequence ATGAATCATTTGAGCCAAAGAGCCTGGGGCAAGATCTGGAGCATTCTGCTCTGCGGAGCTGTTCTGCTATCGGTTACTGCCTGTAGTACTGAGAACACAGATACACGTGAGGTTGTTGAGAAGGCAGGCCGCAAAATTACAGTCCTCGACAATATCAGCGAACCGGTCTACACAAAGCTGAAGCTTGAGGGCATACAGAAGGTGGAGGGTGTGCGGGGGACGGATTTTGCCGGTGAGGATGTAATGGTAATGACCAAGGAGAACCGTAGTCTTCCCTCGCAGGTGATTGAAGGACAGGAACGGTATCCGCTGAATCTCTATCTGCATACCCTGTCCACAGGTGAGGAAGCTCCGCTCCAGGTTGGAGAGCTGAATGTTGGCGCACCACAAATCTCCCCGGACAAGACGCATGTCTTCTTCAAGGAGCTGCATGACATCACAGGATTCGGTTATATTATGGATCTGTCCGGGGGTGCACCGGTGAAGGTAAGCGATGCAGAGTTTCGGGTGGAGGAAGGAAAGTGGGCGGATGACACGCATGTAATTTTTCCTGATATGGAAGGCAATATTCTAAGTGCAGATCTAACCGGCGAGCAGGAGACGATCGTGAAGACGGGCATCCCGTATGTGCATGAGGTGGTTCAGACCGGCAGCCGGATTCTCTATGTTACAGGTGAAGACAGCCAGCTTAGCACCTATGACACAGCGACGAAGCAGACCAAGGTGCTGCGAAAGAATGTGATCTGGGCGGTTCCTTCTCCGGACGGAAGTCAGATGGCGATTGTCGAGCGTATCGGACGCGGAGAGATGACGCTGAAGCTCTGTGACAGCGAGGGCAATGAGCAGTCTAAGTTAGCTTCTGGGCAGCAGATCTTCGGCACCAGCTGGTCGCCGGACGGCAAGCTGCTGGCTTATGCAGTGACGGCGGCCGGTTCAACGGATGACCAGCAGGACCTGTTCATTACCGAGGTGGAGACCGGAGAGCAGACCCCTGTGCTGAATGATTTTCATCTGGCTGACCCTCTCCACTGGAGTCCGTCCGGCAAGAAGCTGCTGGCGACAGCTACGGTGCTGAAGGATAATATCTATCAGTTTCTGACCTACGTGGTCAGCCTGTCGTAG
- a CDS encoding sensor histidine kinase, with translation MRISIKLKFSLFLAVLLILAVGVLSYFVLRGVERNEQGQTEHNLAQHVNTVNLRVKQTYYTGARLTPQVFMQQRGKALAAELAGFTGLEVTLYDSQGQQAGTSAQGEPGQGPGKPDLSTALDYALRNKVAYQSEGDKLFYLAPLQGPEGQMGVVQLQYSLEGDRSFQQTLLNLFLTTGGAVLVFSFILGYLYFNRAAASIGRLKKAAEDIRGANYITAPPVRRKDELGELAEGIYFMSREIERSIAAKDEERRKLQLAVEKLQALEQQQKQYIGNISHEFKTPLTSIKAYVDLLNMYDDDPKLLHDAKLSIAKETERLYEMVEKVLQLTALEKYDFESQAELLEVESTLRDICGRMKGKAERYGLTVTLDIKPAHIWIDRESFMHIFINLLDNAIKYNVPQGSIHLHSEIREQRVWITVQDSGIGIPEASREKIFEAFYTVNRDRSRASGGTGLGLSLVRNLVEKQGGTIVLLEGSGEGAAFELSFPLVT, from the coding sequence ATGAGAATCAGCATCAAGCTGAAGTTCAGCCTGTTTCTGGCGGTGCTGCTGATTCTGGCCGTCGGCGTGCTGAGCTACTTCGTTCTGCGCGGCGTGGAGCGCAATGAGCAGGGCCAGACAGAGCATAATCTGGCCCAGCATGTCAACACAGTCAATCTGCGCGTGAAGCAGACTTACTATACCGGTGCGCGCCTTACGCCGCAGGTCTTCATGCAGCAGCGCGGCAAGGCGCTGGCTGCCGAGCTGGCCGGATTCACCGGCCTGGAGGTGACCCTGTACGACAGCCAGGGCCAGCAGGCGGGCACCTCGGCGCAAGGCGAGCCTGGGCAGGGTCCGGGCAAGCCGGATCTCAGCACAGCGCTGGACTACGCGCTGCGCAATAAAGTCGCCTACCAGAGTGAAGGCGACAAGCTGTTCTACCTGGCCCCGCTGCAAGGGCCGGAGGGGCAGATGGGCGTGGTGCAGCTGCAGTATTCCCTGGAGGGCGACCGCAGCTTCCAGCAGACACTGCTGAATCTGTTCCTGACGACAGGCGGCGCGGTGCTGGTGTTCAGCTTCATCCTCGGGTATCTGTATTTCAACCGTGCGGCTGCCTCCATCGGGCGGCTGAAGAAGGCGGCGGAGGATATCCGCGGTGCCAACTATATCACGGCTCCGCCGGTGCGGCGTAAGGATGAGCTGGGGGAGCTGGCCGAGGGCATCTACTTCATGAGCCGGGAGATCGAGCGCAGCATTGCCGCCAAGGATGAGGAACGGCGCAAGCTCCAGCTGGCCGTGGAGAAGCTTCAGGCGCTGGAGCAGCAGCAGAAGCAGTACATCGGGAACATCAGCCATGAATTCAAGACGCCGCTGACCTCGATTAAGGCGTATGTTGATCTGCTGAATATGTATGACGATGACCCCAAGCTGCTGCATGATGCCAAGCTGAGTATTGCCAAGGAGACAGAGCGGCTGTACGAGATGGTGGAGAAGGTGCTGCAATTGACGGCGCTGGAGAAGTATGATTTTGAATCCCAGGCAGAGCTGCTGGAGGTTGAGAGTACGCTGCGCGATATCTGCGGACGGATGAAAGGCAAGGCGGAGCGCTACGGTCTCACAGTCACGCTTGACATTAAGCCCGCGCATATCTGGATTGACCGGGAGAGCTTCATGCATATCTTCATCAATCTGCTGGACAATGCGATCAAATATAATGTCCCGCAGGGGAGTATTCATCTGCACAGCGAGATCAGGGAGCAGCGGGTATGGATTACTGTGCAGGATTCCGGCATCGGCATTCCGGAGGCGTCACGGGAGAAGATCTTCGAAGCCTTCTATACGGTCAACCGTGACCGTTCCAGAGCCTCGGGCGGCACAGGGCTTGGTCTCTCGTTGGTACGTAATCTGGTGGAGAAGCAGGGCGGAACCATTGTTTTGCTGGAAGGCTCAGGCGAAGGGGCGGCGTTTGAGCTGTCTTTTCCGCTGGTGACCTGA
- a CDS encoding response regulator transcription factor: MKKILVVDDEPAIVSAIAYALRREGYEVDTAGDGEEALSKANTFRPNVLVLDVMMPKLSGYDVCRKLEDRDDIGIILLTVKNDIVDKIVGLELGADDYMTKPFEIRELLARVKALLRRLEKNTAEVRSELIEYGLLQVHPDRRSAELGGEPLELTPKEFDLLHLLLSHPQRVYMREELLEQVWDMDYAGGTRTVDIHIQRLRKKLGEPYQNILQTVYGVGYKAVPAGSYS, encoded by the coding sequence ATGAAAAAAATACTGGTCGTCGATGACGAACCGGCCATTGTGAGTGCGATTGCCTACGCGCTGCGGCGTGAAGGCTATGAGGTGGATACTGCCGGTGACGGGGAGGAAGCGCTAAGCAAGGCGAATACCTTCCGTCCGAATGTGCTGGTGCTGGATGTAATGATGCCGAAGCTGAGCGGTTATGATGTCTGCCGCAAGCTGGAGGACCGGGATGATATTGGAATCATCCTGCTGACTGTCAAGAATGATATTGTGGATAAAATTGTCGGTCTGGAGCTGGGTGCAGACGATTATATGACCAAGCCCTTCGAGATTCGCGAGCTGCTGGCCCGGGTGAAGGCGCTGCTGCGCCGGCTGGAGAAGAATACGGCTGAGGTCCGCAGTGAGCTGATCGAATACGGCCTCTTGCAGGTTCACCCGGACCGGCGCAGCGCCGAGCTTGGCGGGGAGCCGCTGGAGCTGACCCCGAAGGAATTCGATCTGCTGCATCTGCTGCTCTCGCACCCGCAGCGGGTGTATATGCGCGAGGAACTGCTGGAGCAGGTCTGGGATATGGACTATGCTGGGGGAACGCGCACCGTAGATATTCATATCCAGCGGCTGCGCAAAAAGCTGGGCGAGCCCTATCAGAATATCCTGCAAACCGTCTACGGTGTAGGCTATAAGGCAGTGCCAGCGGGGAGCTACTCATGA
- a CDS encoding SMI1/KNR4 family protein, producing MNDALMERLQLFLTKEGNQSLLGIPATEEQIAEAEKQLGLKLDQDYVQFIRSFGGAYAGLSVHAFSNGSSIGRESVTELTLSFREDYKDTPMSGLLARSTVFSMDGSGNPILLDPEGRVLLIDHDNGDYEVIAESFAALIEENFMEW from the coding sequence ATGAATGATGCGCTAATGGAACGCTTGCAGCTTTTTTTGACAAAAGAGGGGAATCAGAGTCTGCTCGGCATACCGGCAACCGAGGAACAAATCGCTGAGGCAGAGAAGCAGCTGGGTCTGAAGCTGGATCAGGATTATGTTCAATTCATCCGAAGCTTTGGCGGCGCCTATGCCGGACTATCCGTACACGCCTTCAGCAACGGTTCCTCCATCGGGCGGGAGAGTGTGACCGAGTTAACGTTGTCCTTCCGCGAGGATTACAAGGATACCCCTATGAGCGGGCTGCTTGCACGAAGCACAGTCTTCTCCATGGACGGCTCAGGCAACCCGATCCTGCTTGACCCCGAAGGCCGCGTACTGCTCATCGACCATGATAACGGGGATTACGAGGTGATCGCAGAATCGTTTGCTGCGCTGATTGAAGAGAATTTTATGGAGTGGTAG
- a CDS encoding helix-turn-helix transcriptional regulator, translated as MIDNNKAGQNILNLRKGLSLTQIELSSLVGVSHQAVSKWEQGDCLPDIGVLLKLGQVFGVSVEELLLGGSVGGGSASEKIVSPPIELPDEVWTAALERIQGRISPPSFNTWFKGTKGKQLGETYCVYSPSRFASEWLYHRYSNLIVPILEDITGTSSLKVEFCSMGAWDINRKD; from the coding sequence TTGATAGATAATAACAAAGCCGGGCAGAATATATTGAACTTAAGGAAGGGGCTATCCCTGACCCAAATAGAGCTGTCCAGCTTAGTTGGCGTAAGCCATCAGGCGGTTTCCAAGTGGGAGCAGGGTGACTGCCTGCCCGATATCGGGGTGTTGCTGAAGCTTGGACAGGTCTTCGGGGTGTCGGTGGAGGAGCTTCTATTAGGGGGGAGTGTTGGCGGCGGTTCAGCTTCTGAGAAAATTGTAAGCCCTCCCATCGAGCTGCCGGATGAGGTCTGGACTGCGGCCTTGGAGCGTATCCAAGGCCGCATCTCACCACCCAGCTTCAACACCTGGTTCAAGGGCACGAAGGGGAAGCAGTTGGGGGAGACTTACTGCGTCTACAGTCCGAGCCGTTTTGCTTCAGAATGGTTATATCACCGCTATTCCAATTTGATTGTACCGATTCTCGAAGATATTACAGGCACATCCAGCCTTAAGGTCGAGTTCTGCTCTATGGGAGCGTGGGACATCAACCGTAAGGATTAG
- a CDS encoding DUF4037 domain-containing protein yields MKGLDLSEKFYWEIVRPLIARRYPQLVEKHAAGLIGYGSDVLGYDDVLSRDHEWGARCYIWLLDSDYDKYAVGLDQAFDEEVPALFKGYPSRFSVDESHEVLVPYNGHNNLHHIAITSVSRHMRIQLGLQAPYPSLYEWLVIPEQKLLEWTRGRMFTDSVGEMTEVRRGLAYLPDEVWRYKLKYAWSSFRQLYVAGLADLRNEPLSARLLINRMVEQAVQLIFLYNKRLRPGTYKWMFRELAQISPEVSRQTKQLEAILLEPSVTRAVGQIEEVLTELVNQHNAMKLTDHIVLQPSIFYARGLQSYAYINLENALFATLPEELQQLEMPGALDQFITSEQLLIWADHYSKFKSIYSVRSDRENWGGGYDCIAFAT; encoded by the coding sequence ATGAAGGGTTTAGACTTGAGTGAAAAGTTCTATTGGGAGATTGTGAGGCCGCTGATAGCCAGACGTTACCCGCAACTAGTGGAGAAGCATGCTGCCGGATTGATAGGATATGGTTCGGATGTTCTAGGTTATGATGACGTTCTTTCCAGAGATCATGAATGGGGGGCGAGGTGCTACATTTGGCTGCTGGACTCGGATTACGATAAATATGCTGTAGGCCTTGACCAAGCATTCGATGAAGAGGTGCCAGCCTTGTTCAAAGGGTATCCCTCCCGGTTTTCGGTAGATGAATCTCATGAGGTGCTTGTACCCTACAATGGGCACAACAACCTTCATCATATTGCAATTACCAGCGTCTCCCGGCACATGCGCATCCAGTTGGGACTGCAAGCCCCATATCCATCCTTATACGAATGGTTAGTCATTCCCGAGCAGAAATTGCTGGAGTGGACAAGGGGAAGGATGTTTACAGATTCCGTTGGGGAAATGACAGAAGTGCGAAGAGGACTGGCTTATCTGCCCGATGAGGTATGGCGGTACAAATTGAAATATGCCTGGAGTTCATTCCGGCAGCTGTATGTGGCAGGACTTGCAGACCTCCGGAACGAACCGTTGTCGGCCAGGTTGCTCATCAACCGCATGGTGGAGCAGGCAGTTCAATTGATTTTTCTCTATAACAAAAGGCTCCGGCCTGGAACCTACAAATGGATGTTCAGGGAGCTGGCGCAGATCAGCCCTGAGGTCAGCAGGCAAACCAAGCAGCTTGAAGCCATCTTGCTGGAACCCTCTGTTACAAGGGCGGTGGGGCAAATTGAAGAGGTATTAACGGAATTAGTGAATCAACATAACGCGATGAAGCTGACGGATCATATTGTGCTTCAACCCTCCATTTTCTACGCAAGAGGCTTACAATCCTATGCTTATATCAATTTGGAGAATGCTCTATTCGCTACGTTGCCCGAAGAACTTCAGCAGCTTGAAATGCCGGGTGCGCTGGATCAGTTCATTACAAGTGAGCAGCTTTTGATCTGGGCGGATCATTACTCCAAATTCAAGTCAATATACAGTGTCAGGTCTGATAGAGAGAACTGGGGTGGGGGATATGATTGTATAGCTTTTGCAACCTAA
- a CDS encoding DegV family protein → MKSIAWVTDSTSTIDTEFAMNNHVYIVPLRLIVNNECYRENIDINADQFYDKMRQHDKVGSSQPPIGEFVELYERLKEEYDEIIAIHCSSELSGTFNTSMQAADIAGVNVIGIDSKVGAYPIREMLLRGIHWQQSGCSAQEIKNRIDNIIEEMSFYIIPASLSQLHRSGRLSGSQFLLGQLMRIHLLLRFDEGKIVVVDKIRTFKKTKQKLLETIQEEIGRFQDVCIMHANNKEEALSLEWAIKAMSPSVRTEIMTFVPVVGAHMGEGTLALSWINRTALNSIEAEDEVLESVL, encoded by the coding sequence ATGAAATCCATCGCCTGGGTGACTGACAGCACCAGCACCATTGATACTGAATTCGCTATGAATAACCATGTGTATATCGTCCCCCTCCGTCTAATCGTCAATAATGAATGTTATAGAGAAAATATAGATATTAACGCCGATCAGTTCTATGACAAAATGCGTCAGCATGACAAGGTAGGCAGCTCCCAGCCGCCGATTGGCGAATTCGTGGAATTATACGAGCGCCTGAAGGAAGAGTATGACGAGATTATTGCGATCCACTGCTCCTCCGAGCTTAGCGGAACCTTCAACACCTCGATGCAGGCGGCAGATATTGCTGGAGTGAACGTAATTGGTATCGATTCCAAAGTAGGCGCATACCCCATTCGTGAGATGCTACTGCGCGGTATTCACTGGCAGCAGTCAGGCTGTTCTGCACAGGAGATCAAGAACAGAATTGATAATATCATCGAGGAAATGTCCTTCTATATCATCCCGGCCAGCCTGAGCCAGCTGCACCGCAGCGGACGGCTCTCCGGCTCTCAGTTCCTGCTGGGCCAACTGATGCGGATTCATCTGCTTCTGCGGTTCGATGAGGGCAAAATTGTCGTCGTTGATAAAATTCGCACCTTCAAGAAGACGAAGCAAAAGCTGCTGGAGACCATCCAGGAGGAAATCGGCCGCTTCCAGGATGTATGTATTATGCACGCCAACAATAAAGAAGAGGCGCTAAGCCTGGAGTGGGCCATTAAGGCCATGTCCCCTTCGGTGCGTACAGAGATTATGACCTTTGTCCCGGTGGTAGGTGCTCATATGGGCGAGGGAACACTGGCGCTGTCTTGGATTAACCGTACGGCCCTGAATAGTATTGAGGCTGAGGATGAAGTGCTGGAGTCTGTGCTCTAG
- a CDS encoding S66 family peptidase, producing MIRYPELEAGAVIGVTAPSSGVGEELRELLELAIERLQKSGYGVVCGPTAWTQEKAKSAPAAVRAAEFNAMMADESIGLVVPPWGGELLIEMLEQVDFSKMKCKWILGYSDISVLLLAVTLKTGIATAHGTNFIDLRGQETDPTTAMWDKVLSTPSGGAVLQQSSQQYQLEWGGEPSPHVFNLTEATSWRTVGNQPITMQGRLLGGCIDVIRHLIGTPYGEVRYFQQHYIHNEPILWYLENCELSVVDLRRSLVQMKLAGWFEHSSGLMFGRSAAGRPMDGYTVEDVYQELADELGLPVAYDIDCGHLPPQVTLVNGAFAEVEVGAGKGTVTQYFRD from the coding sequence ATGATCAGATATCCGGAATTAGAAGCAGGAGCCGTTATTGGTGTAACCGCGCCCTCATCAGGAGTGGGAGAGGAGCTTCGTGAACTGCTTGAGCTGGCTATAGAACGTCTGCAAAAAAGTGGATACGGCGTAGTCTGCGGACCCACAGCGTGGACACAGGAGAAGGCCAAATCGGCCCCGGCTGCTGTACGTGCTGCTGAATTCAACGCGATGATGGCCGATGAGTCCATCGGACTCGTCGTGCCTCCCTGGGGCGGGGAGCTGCTGATCGAGATGCTGGAGCAAGTGGATTTCAGCAAGATGAAGTGTAAATGGATTCTCGGGTATTCCGATATCAGTGTGCTGCTGCTGGCTGTCACTCTGAAGACGGGGATTGCCACTGCCCATGGCACGAACTTCATTGATCTCCGGGGACAAGAGACAGACCCGACAACCGCCATGTGGGACAAGGTATTGTCTACGCCAAGCGGCGGCGCTGTACTTCAGCAATCCTCACAGCAATATCAGCTGGAATGGGGAGGCGAGCCGTCGCCCCATGTGTTCAACCTTACAGAAGCTACTAGCTGGAGGACTGTGGGGAATCAGCCCATCACCATGCAGGGAAGACTGCTGGGCGGCTGTATTGACGTTATCCGTCATCTGATCGGCACGCCATATGGAGAGGTGAGGTACTTCCAGCAGCACTATATCCATAATGAGCCGATTCTGTGGTACTTAGAGAATTGCGAGCTGTCGGTCGTCGATCTGCGCCGTTCTCTCGTACAGATGAAGCTGGCCGGCTGGTTCGAGCATAGCAGCGGCCTGATGTTCGGCCGCAGCGCGGCAGGCCGCCCTATGGACGGGTACACCGTTGAGGATGTCTACCAGGAACTGGCCGATGAGCTGGGCCTGCCGGTCGCCTACGACATCGACTGCGGACATCTGCCGCCGCAGGTTACTTTGGTGAACGGCGCTTTTGCAGAGGTAGAGGTTGGGGCAGGCAAGGGAACGGTGACGCAGTACTTCCGGGATTAG
- a CDS encoding AI-2E family transporter, translated as MEVFKRYVANLTVRRFLILGLIGLLLYSIRDMLNLVLLTFLIAYVMNSFQVLLSKRIGKFVKVNSKVIIIILYVALISMIVMALVKYMPKVFSQIKQLTTFLGTLTSDDIPQNEIMQYLFRKVKELNYQSYLNQGIEYVFKISNWGTTFVLSTILSLVFILEKNRIVSFTSRLRDSKISWFYVELEYFGRKFISSFGKVIEAQILIALFNTLFTVVGLWVLGFFFQPFPYLFALSIMIFMLSLIPVVGFVISLIPLCIIGYNTGGLVLTINILVMIAILHVIEGYFLNPKLMSSKMNLPMFYTLVVLLFSEHYIGVWGLILGIPIFVFFLDILDISRDNKPSLE; from the coding sequence ATGGAAGTATTCAAGCGTTATGTCGCCAATTTAACAGTCCGGCGCTTCTTGATTCTGGGATTGATTGGACTGCTGCTGTACAGTATCAGGGATATGCTGAATCTGGTGCTGCTGACCTTCCTGATTGCTTATGTAATGAATAGCTTTCAGGTGCTGCTGAGCAAGCGGATCGGCAAATTCGTGAAGGTGAACAGCAAGGTCATCATCATTATACTGTATGTGGCGCTGATCAGCATGATCGTCATGGCACTCGTCAAATATATGCCCAAGGTATTCTCGCAGATCAAGCAGTTAACCACCTTTCTCGGTACGCTGACCTCCGATGATATTCCGCAGAATGAAATTATGCAGTACTTGTTCCGAAAGGTCAAGGAGCTCAATTATCAGAGCTATTTGAATCAGGGGATCGAATATGTCTTCAAAATCAGCAACTGGGGCACCACCTTCGTCCTGTCCACGATTCTAAGCCTTGTGTTCATTCTGGAGAAGAACCGGATCGTCAGCTTCACCTCCCGTTTGAGAGACAGCAAGATCTCCTGGTTCTATGTGGAGCTTGAGTATTTCGGCAGAAAGTTCATCTCCTCCTTCGGCAAGGTCATTGAAGCGCAGATTCTGATTGCGCTGTTCAATACTTTGTTTACGGTGGTCGGGCTGTGGGTGCTTGGCTTCTTTTTCCAGCCATTCCCGTATCTGTTCGCCCTCTCCATTATGATCTTCATGCTTAGCCTGATTCCGGTCGTCGGCTTTGTCATTTCACTGATTCCGCTGTGTATCATCGGCTATAACACGGGCGGACTGGTGCTGACGATTAACATTCTGGTGATGATTGCCATTCTGCATGTCATTGAAGGCTACTTCCTGAACCCGAAGCTGATGTCCTCCAAAATGAATCTGCCGATGTTCTACACGCTCGTAGTACTGCTGTTCTCCGAGCATTATATCGGGGTATGGGGACTGATTCTCGGGATTCCGATCTTTGTCTTTTTCCTGGATATCCTGGATATCAGCCGGGATAATAAGCCTTCTCTGGAATGA
- a CDS encoding SDR family oxidoreductase, translating to MKKVICITGASSGIGLATALKFAHEGWTVYAGTRHLKREQELHQNVEGLQFVELEVTQPESIQQVIDRIEAEQGKLDLLFCNAGFGYLRALGQAPFPEIEDVFNTNVYGVMHTIRAALPLLQKTGYAHIVATSSVGGLVGQPMNEVYCASKFAVEGLLESLATYYKPQFNIDITLLEPGAIATEFNSTVMGHVASTGGVLEDEYKPILDAYRAAFLERNVEPQSAESVAEVMWELIQLETKPLRLRTSERAEAFVARKVSTDPTGLEGVLSTRRIQLNM from the coding sequence ATGAAAAAAGTAATCTGTATCACCGGAGCATCCTCCGGCATCGGCCTTGCCACAGCACTGAAGTTCGCTCATGAGGGCTGGACGGTCTACGCCGGAACACGCCATCTGAAGCGTGAACAGGAGCTGCACCAGAATGTAGAGGGTCTGCAGTTCGTAGAGCTGGAGGTGACACAGCCGGAGAGTATTCAGCAGGTTATCGACCGGATAGAAGCGGAGCAAGGCAAGCTGGATCTATTATTCTGCAATGCCGGATTCGGCTACCTGAGAGCGCTTGGACAGGCACCGTTCCCTGAGATCGAGGATGTCTTCAATACCAACGTGTACGGGGTAATGCATACGATCCGGGCTGCACTGCCGCTGCTGCAAAAGACTGGCTATGCCCATATTGTGGCAACCTCCAGTGTCGGCGGACTGGTCGGGCAACCGATGAATGAGGTCTACTGTGCCAGCAAATTCGCAGTGGAAGGGCTCCTGGAGAGTCTGGCCACCTATTACAAGCCGCAGTTCAACATCGATATCACATTACTTGAGCCAGGGGCAATCGCTACAGAGTTCAATTCAACCGTAATGGGGCATGTCGCCAGCACAGGCGGCGTTCTGGAGGATGAGTACAAGCCGATTCTGGATGCTTACAGAGCGGCGTTCCTGGAGCGGAATGTGGAGCCGCAGAGTGCTGAATCCGTAGCGGAGGTTATGTGGGAGCTGATACAGCTTGAGACCAAGCCGCTGCGCCTGCGCACCTCGGAGCGCGCCGAAGCCTTTGTAGCCCGCAAGGTCAGCACCGACCCTACCGGACTGGAAGGCGTACTAAGCACGCGCAGAATCCAATTGAATATGTAA